A single region of the Mycobacterium avium subsp. avium genome encodes:
- a CDS encoding lipoprotein LpqH translates to MKRGIVVGVAGVALVIGASAGCSSNKSNTGASGSSGAPAAAAPQLIVDGQTQNVSGQVTCTTNGDKTTIGIGDPTAGLGAVVSNGNPPLVHSVGLGTVNGVALGFSDAAPNQGGNAGAAVNGKTWAIKGTATGVDMSNPQQPQQVTKSFELDATCP, encoded by the coding sequence GTGAAGCGTGGGATCGTAGTGGGGGTGGCCGGAGTGGCCCTGGTGATCGGGGCGAGCGCCGGTTGTTCGAGCAACAAGTCGAACACCGGGGCGTCCGGTTCGTCGGGCGCGCCGGCAGCGGCGGCCCCGCAGCTCATCGTCGACGGTCAAACCCAGAACGTCAGCGGGCAGGTCACCTGCACCACCAACGGTGACAAGACCACCATCGGCATCGGCGACCCGACCGCCGGCCTGGGCGCCGTGGTCAGCAACGGCAATCCGCCCCTGGTGCATTCGGTCGGCTTGGGCACCGTCAACGGCGTCGCGCTCGGCTTCTCCGACGCCGCCCCGAATCAGGGCGGCAACGCCGGGGCCGCGGTGAACGGAAAGACGTGGGCGATCAAGGGCACCGCGACCGGCGTCGACATGAGCAACCCGCAGCAACCACAGCAGGTAACCAAGTCATTCGAGTTGGACGCCACCTGCCCGTAG
- a CDS encoding S1 family peptidase has product MTVSWLRGSGLVGAVLVAATAVAKTAGAAPPPALPAPPPSPGIGVDHENGGCTAGFAAQGSDGSYYLMTSGHCDAHDGAEWTYGNDAPLGRISASEHEGDKRDAAIIRLEPSVGMPVGDVGGRYQVRDVLSRPQIQVGMPFCKIGAVTGETCGAIKGVDGDVVEASVFSLDGDSGSPGFVMNPDGSVSAVGLLMSSPDGDDYTTYFMLVNPLLDRWGLRILP; this is encoded by the coding sequence GTGACCGTGTCGTGGCTGCGGGGGTCGGGGCTCGTCGGGGCGGTGTTGGTGGCCGCCACGGCGGTGGCGAAAACCGCGGGCGCGGCACCGCCTCCGGCCCTGCCGGCCCCGCCGCCGTCGCCGGGCATCGGCGTCGATCACGAAAACGGCGGGTGCACAGCCGGATTCGCCGCCCAGGGTTCCGACGGCAGCTACTACCTGATGACCAGTGGGCACTGCGACGCGCACGACGGCGCGGAGTGGACGTACGGGAACGACGCTCCGCTGGGCAGGATCTCGGCCAGTGAACACGAGGGCGACAAGCGGGACGCCGCGATCATCCGGCTCGAGCCGAGCGTCGGCATGCCCGTCGGTGACGTCGGTGGCAGGTATCAGGTGCGGGATGTGTTGAGCCGCCCGCAGATTCAGGTCGGCATGCCGTTCTGCAAGATCGGGGCGGTCACCGGGGAGACGTGCGGTGCCATCAAGGGCGTCGACGGCGACGTCGTCGAGGCCAGCGTGTTCAGCCTGGACGGCGACAGCGGCAGCCCGGGGTTCGTGATGAATCCCGACGGCAGCGTGAGCGCGGTGGGCCTGTTGATGTCCTCGCCCGACGGGGACGACTACACCACCTACTTCATGCTGGTCAATCCGCTGCTGGACCGGTGGGGCCTGCGGATTCTGCCGTGA
- a CDS encoding tetratricopeptide repeat protein, with translation MAVAVTVAACCAPSEPADPCMVASGAADESQGMDAMAMATEACPLVRLTENDPDPPLYPYLGSAHWHVPWAQEYFDQGLRFYFGFNNREAYRAFKKAARDAEDNDIACSACYWAQALVLGVDLNMPRELEPDRDAANNALRRAARQKPNGEDDKIIAALTGRYRDCPKTDDPRKCQAGRNQAYYDGMKAVVDEFGRDDPNVITLFADAAMNMTPWAYWKDGNPVSPRTTQAREYLEKALELSQYPPNEGPIHWYIHLMEQSRTPGAAGKYADRLAALAPNSGHLVHMPSHIYYRMGDMPKAIRANKEAIDADERYFATEPHLYRPDGDRYRYGYYLHNIHFVIAAAALSGDDDEHDVNRYADKLLQWLPDNASGFRADVYRSAYYLAKINFSSTADIRGFDPPSPFNQQPLATIAYDFARLMADIWDKNNSPHWLDTLDGDVARYRQHATASGKPNADCDPRLELPKPELCLAAILRDLGHARALAAKADWGAAADVANEAVDIQDKLPYDEPPLWPYPVRQTLASILIRRAIAAGNPMERALHLAAAKELLLKSLNKGKGNDPEQTPIGTYPGNGWAYYGLLEIATRDGSPPEVVKAADAELARHWFGGTGYRNLDRL, from the coding sequence ATGGCCGTCGCTGTCACCGTCGCCGCATGCTGTGCGCCGTCCGAACCGGCGGATCCCTGCATGGTCGCCTCCGGCGCGGCAGACGAGTCGCAGGGCATGGATGCCATGGCGATGGCGACCGAGGCCTGTCCGCTGGTGCGGCTGACCGAGAACGATCCCGACCCCCCGTTGTATCCCTACCTCGGAAGCGCGCATTGGCACGTGCCCTGGGCGCAGGAGTATTTCGATCAGGGCTTGCGCTTCTACTTCGGGTTCAACAACCGCGAGGCCTATCGCGCATTCAAGAAAGCGGCGCGTGACGCCGAGGACAACGACATTGCCTGCTCGGCGTGCTATTGGGCGCAGGCCCTCGTCCTGGGCGTCGACCTGAACATGCCGAGGGAATTGGAGCCCGACCGCGACGCCGCGAACAACGCGCTGCGCCGCGCCGCCCGGCAAAAGCCGAACGGGGAAGACGACAAAATCATCGCCGCCCTAACCGGACGCTATCGGGACTGCCCGAAAACCGACGACCCCAGGAAATGCCAGGCGGGCCGCAACCAGGCCTACTACGACGGGATGAAGGCGGTGGTGGACGAGTTCGGCCGCGACGACCCCAACGTCATCACCCTGTTCGCCGACGCGGCGATGAACATGACGCCGTGGGCGTACTGGAAGGACGGGAACCCCGTGTCCCCGCGGACCACGCAGGCGCGGGAGTATCTCGAAAAGGCTTTGGAATTAAGCCAATACCCGCCGAACGAGGGCCCCATCCACTGGTACATCCACCTGATGGAGCAGTCCCGCACACCGGGCGCGGCGGGCAAGTACGCGGACCGGCTGGCGGCGCTGGCGCCGAACTCCGGTCATCTGGTCCACATGCCGTCGCACATCTACTACCGGATGGGCGACATGCCGAAGGCGATCAGGGCCAACAAAGAGGCGATCGACGCCGACGAAAGGTATTTCGCGACCGAACCGCATCTGTACCGCCCGGACGGCGACCGCTACCGGTACGGATATTATTTGCACAACATCCATTTCGTGATCGCCGCCGCCGCGTTGAGCGGAGACGACGACGAACACGACGTCAACCGTTACGCGGATAAGTTGCTGCAGTGGCTGCCCGACAACGCCAGCGGTTTCCGCGCCGACGTCTACCGGTCCGCCTACTATTTGGCCAAGATCAATTTCTCCAGCACGGCCGACATCCGTGGCTTCGACCCGCCGAGCCCGTTCAATCAGCAACCGCTGGCCACCATCGCCTACGACTTCGCGCGGCTGATGGCCGATATTTGGGATAAAAACAATTCCCCACACTGGCTGGACACGCTGGACGGCGACGTCGCCAGATACCGCCAACACGCAACCGCCAGCGGCAAACCGAACGCGGACTGCGATCCGAGGCTGGAGCTCCCGAAACCCGAGCTGTGCCTGGCCGCGATCCTGCGTGACCTGGGGCATGCGCGGGCGTTGGCGGCCAAGGCCGATTGGGGCGCCGCGGCCGATGTCGCCAACGAAGCCGTCGACATCCAGGACAAGCTGCCCTACGACGAGCCGCCCCTGTGGCCCTACCCCGTGCGCCAGACGCTGGCGTCGATCCTGATCCGCCGGGCGATCGCCGCCGGCAACCCGATGGAGCGGGCCCTGCACCTGGCGGCGGCCAAGGAGCTGCTGCTGAAGAGCCTCAACAAGGGCAAGGGCAACGACCCCGAGCAGACCCCGATCGGGACCTACCCCGGCAACGGCTGGGCGTACTACGGGCTGCTGGAGATCGCGACGCGGGACGGCTCCCCACCGGAGGTCGTCAAGGCGGCCGACGCCGAGCTGGCCCGGCACTGGTTCGGCGGCACCGGCTACCGAAACCTCGATCGCCTCTAG
- a CDS encoding MAP_0585 family protein, with the protein MKRVVGAAAVAAGLGISAASLNAGSAYSAPLDPPPPCPNCHGGGGNPGGPGGGPGGQPAGPGGGAGGQHGGNTPPQGGQNNPPQNGPNNAPQNGPNNAPQSGPNNPSQGGPNNAPQNGPNNPPQGGQNEPGGQYPPNQHGQNPPQNGQNQPPYDHDQNPPTPGGPTNAPANTQNPPPPPERQRYAALNPPNTQPPHPPYVPRHDVVTASAQIGGPAGADVQFSIVGRGAPPPPREHGYGWNDGPPPHHPPPNWYGPPPPGGWDGPPPPGGWNRPWDGPPRDVAVARADFGPFSYNTFTVIPVFNWQYGGWGYWFFGVWVPLY; encoded by the coding sequence ATGAAACGTGTGGTCGGCGCCGCCGCGGTGGCGGCCGGCCTAGGCATCTCCGCGGCGTCGCTGAACGCCGGATCGGCCTACTCGGCTCCGCTTGACCCCCCGCCGCCGTGCCCGAACTGCCACGGTGGCGGTGGCAACCCCGGCGGGCCGGGCGGTGGGCCCGGCGGCCAGCCGGCCGGTCCCGGGGGCGGCGCCGGCGGCCAGCATGGCGGCAACACCCCGCCGCAGGGCGGGCAGAACAACCCGCCGCAGAACGGCCCGAACAACGCGCCGCAGAACGGTCCCAACAACGCGCCGCAGAGCGGCCCGAACAACCCGTCGCAGGGCGGCCCCAACAACGCGCCGCAGAACGGCCCGAACAACCCGCCACAGGGCGGGCAGAACGAGCCCGGCGGCCAGTACCCGCCGAACCAGCACGGCCAGAACCCGCCGCAGAACGGGCAGAACCAGCCGCCCTACGACCACGACCAGAACCCGCCGACGCCGGGCGGACCGACCAATGCGCCGGCGAACACCCAGAACCCGCCGCCGCCACCGGAGCGGCAGCGCTACGCGGCGCTGAACCCGCCCAACACCCAGCCGCCGCACCCGCCGTACGTGCCGCGTCACGACGTCGTCACCGCCAGCGCCCAGATCGGCGGCCCGGCCGGTGCCGACGTCCAATTCAGCATTGTGGGTCGCGGCGCGCCCCCGCCGCCGCGCGAGCACGGCTACGGCTGGAACGACGGCCCGCCGCCGCACCACCCGCCGCCGAACTGGTATGGGCCGCCGCCTCCCGGCGGCTGGGACGGTCCGCCGCCTCCCGGTGGCTGGAACCGGCCGTGGGACGGACCGCCGCGTGACGTGGCGGTGGCGCGGGCCGACTTCGGGCCCTTCAGCTACAACACCTTCACCGTGATCCCGGTCTTCAACTGGCAGTACGGCGGTTGGGGCTACTGGTTCTTCGGTGTGTGGGTGCCGCTGTACTGA
- the phoP gene encoding two-component system response regulator PhoP, which produces MTSATPTDAKPEARVLVVDDEANIVELLSVSLKFQGFEVHTATNGAQALDRAREARPDAVILDVMMPGMDGFGVLRRLRADGIDAPALFLTARDSLQDKIAGLTLGGDDYVTKPFSLEEVVARLRVILRRAGKGGAEPRSARLTFADIELDEETHEVWKAGQPVSLSPTEFTLLRYFVINAGTVLSKPKILDHVWRYDFGGDVNVVESYVSYLRRKIDTGEKRLLHTLRGVGYVLREPR; this is translated from the coding sequence ATGACATCGGCCACCCCCACTGACGCCAAACCGGAGGCCCGCGTTCTCGTCGTCGACGACGAGGCCAACATCGTCGAACTGCTCTCGGTGAGCCTGAAATTCCAGGGGTTCGAGGTCCACACCGCCACCAACGGCGCCCAAGCCCTGGACCGGGCGCGCGAGGCCCGTCCCGACGCGGTGATCCTGGACGTGATGATGCCCGGCATGGACGGGTTCGGGGTGCTGCGCCGGCTGCGCGCCGACGGCATCGACGCGCCCGCGTTGTTCCTCACGGCGCGAGATTCCTTGCAGGACAAGATCGCCGGGCTGACCCTGGGCGGCGACGACTACGTGACCAAACCGTTCAGCTTGGAAGAGGTGGTCGCCCGGCTGCGGGTCATCCTGCGGCGCGCCGGCAAGGGCGGGGCCGAACCACGCAGCGCCCGACTGACTTTCGCCGACATCGAACTCGATGAGGAAACCCACGAAGTGTGGAAGGCCGGTCAACCGGTCTCGCTGTCGCCGACCGAATTCACGCTGCTGCGCTACTTTGTCATCAACGCGGGCACGGTGTTGAGCAAGCCGAAGATCCTCGACCACGTGTGGCGCTACGACTTCGGAGGTGACGTCAATGTCGTCGAGTCCTACGTGTCGTACCTGCGCCGCAAGATCGACACCGGCGAGAAGCGGCTGCTGCACACGCTGCGCGGCGTCGGCTATGTGCTGCGGGAACCGCGCTGA
- a CDS encoding LCP family protein, whose product MARSGGAHRRHRAVRQPSRFRKGLTRTLGALVSVAAIGLTGAGYYVAHGALGGITVSNALQPDDPRSSGDNMNILLIGLDSRKDQDGNDLPYSILKHLHAGDSDDGGYNTNTLILVHVSADNKVVAFSIPRDDWVPFSGVPGYNHIKIKEAYGLTKQYVAQKLANQGTSSQKELETKGREAGRAATLRAVRNLTGVPIDYFAEVNLAGFYDLAQTLGGVEVCLNHPVYDSYSGADFPAGRQRLDASEALSFVRQRHGLDNGDLDRTHRQQAFISSVMQELQAAGTFTNIDKLKNLMAVARKDVVLSAGWTDDMIQRLGGLAGGNIEFRTLPVVRYDNIDGQDVNIVDPAAIKAEVAAAIGADAPTSAPTSTSVAPDPSTVVDVVNSGSMSGLASEVSHALKKRGYTTGQVRDRESGDPAATTIEYGAGAQNDARNLANLLSLDAPNQPSPSIAPGHIRLTVDTNFTMPTTDDTQLDDTTSTSSTTTSSKAKTYYYNGTTTTYPTPDQGKPIDGGSVPCVN is encoded by the coding sequence ATGGCCCGCTCGGGCGGTGCCCATCGCCGCCATCGAGCCGTCCGTCAGCCCTCCCGTTTCCGTAAGGGGCTGACGCGCACCCTGGGTGCGCTGGTCTCCGTGGCGGCGATCGGGCTGACCGGCGCCGGATACTACGTCGCGCACGGCGCGCTGGGCGGCATCACGGTGTCCAACGCGCTGCAACCCGACGATCCCCGCTCCAGCGGCGACAACATGAACATCCTGCTGATCGGGCTGGACTCGCGGAAGGACCAGGACGGCAACGACCTACCGTATTCGATCCTGAAGCACCTGCACGCGGGCGATTCCGACGACGGCGGCTACAACACCAACACGCTGATCCTGGTGCACGTCAGCGCCGACAACAAGGTCGTCGCGTTCTCCATCCCCCGCGACGACTGGGTGCCGTTCAGCGGGGTGCCCGGATACAACCACATCAAGATCAAGGAGGCGTACGGGCTGACCAAGCAGTACGTCGCCCAGAAGCTGGCCAACCAGGGCACCAGCAGCCAGAAGGAACTCGAGACCAAAGGCCGCGAAGCCGGTCGGGCGGCGACCCTGCGCGCGGTGCGCAACCTGACCGGGGTGCCCATCGACTACTTCGCCGAGGTCAACCTGGCCGGCTTCTACGACCTGGCGCAGACCCTGGGCGGCGTCGAGGTGTGCCTGAACCATCCCGTCTACGACTCGTATTCCGGCGCCGACTTCCCGGCCGGGCGCCAGCGGCTGGACGCGTCCGAGGCGCTCTCGTTCGTCCGGCAGCGGCACGGCCTGGACAACGGCGATCTGGACCGCACCCACCGCCAGCAGGCGTTCATCTCCTCGGTCATGCAGGAGCTGCAGGCGGCGGGCACCTTCACCAACATCGACAAGCTCAAGAATCTGATGGCGGTGGCGCGCAAGGACGTGGTGCTGTCGGCGGGCTGGACCGACGACATGATCCAGCGGCTGGGCGGGCTGGCCGGCGGCAACATCGAATTCCGCACGCTGCCCGTGGTGCGCTACGACAACATCGACGGTCAGGACGTCAACATCGTCGACCCCGCGGCGATCAAGGCGGAGGTAGCGGCCGCGATCGGCGCCGACGCGCCGACGTCCGCGCCCACCAGCACGTCCGTCGCACCCGATCCGTCCACGGTGGTCGACGTGGTCAACTCCGGCAGCATGAGCGGGCTGGCCAGCGAGGTGTCGCACGCGCTGAAGAAGCGGGGCTACACCACGGGCCAGGTCCGCGACCGCGAGTCCGGCGACCCGGCCGCCACCACCATCGAGTACGGCGCCGGCGCCCAGAACGACGCGCGCAACCTGGCCAACCTGCTCAGCCTGGACGCGCCCAACCAGCCCAGCCCCAGCATCGCGCCCGGCCACATCCGGCTGACGGTGGACACCAACTTCACGATGCCCACCACCGACGACACCCAGCTGGACGACACGACCAGCACCAGCAGCACCACCACGTCGAGCAAGGCCAAGACCTACTACTACAACGGCACCACCACCACGTATCCGACGCCGGATCAGGGGAAACCGATCGACGGCGGCAGCGTGCCGTGCGTGAACTGA
- a CDS encoding amidase has product MRLDEYMALDATALAGLVADKQVTPAELLALARQRADAVNPRLNAIVCRLDDVADRQAADPNLSGPFAGVPFLLKDLGQEYRGFPTSCGSRSLANDVADRHALVTQRFLDAGLVIFGKTNTPEFGAKGVTEPDYWGPARNPWDTERTPGGSSGGSGAAVAAGIVPAAGANDGGGSIRIPAACNGLVGLKPSRGLAPYGPQTGELMLGMATQGVVTRTVRDSAALLDSIIGHHPDASYRVALPDKPFAEQITRPPRPLTIGYSARSALNPRPDREAVAAVENSAALLSELGHRVREVAPPYDDAALGRDFLTIWFAQLHQQVADIRRRTGARDNDFEADTLAISELGRSGGVLPVMSALENRNTYIQSLAAFHEGYDFFLTPTLATPPLVVGATSTSAALQRAARLVSRVRGGKLMRLSGILDDLIRESLGWVPYTQLAILTGRPAISVPLHWTDDGLPLGVQFVGKLGADGDLLQLAAQLEQARPWAQRHPAPVTPPN; this is encoded by the coding sequence ATGCGTCTGGACGAGTACATGGCGTTGGATGCGACCGCCCTGGCCGGGCTGGTGGCGGACAAGCAGGTCACGCCGGCCGAACTGCTCGCGCTGGCACGGCAGCGCGCGGACGCGGTGAATCCGCGCCTGAACGCCATCGTGTGCCGGCTCGACGACGTCGCCGACCGGCAAGCCGCCGACCCGAACCTGAGCGGGCCGTTCGCCGGGGTGCCGTTCCTGCTCAAGGACCTCGGCCAGGAGTATCGCGGCTTTCCCACCTCGTGCGGGTCACGGTCGCTGGCCAACGACGTCGCCGACCGGCACGCGCTGGTCACCCAGCGGTTCCTGGACGCGGGGCTGGTGATCTTCGGCAAGACCAATACGCCCGAGTTCGGGGCCAAGGGGGTGACCGAGCCCGATTACTGGGGACCCGCCCGCAATCCGTGGGACACCGAACGCACCCCCGGCGGCTCGTCGGGCGGATCCGGCGCGGCGGTGGCGGCCGGCATTGTCCCGGCCGCGGGCGCCAACGACGGTGGCGGGTCGATCCGCATCCCGGCCGCCTGCAACGGCCTCGTCGGCCTCAAGCCCAGCCGGGGGTTGGCGCCCTACGGCCCGCAGACCGGCGAGCTGATGCTGGGCATGGCCACCCAGGGTGTGGTGACCCGCACGGTGCGCGACAGCGCCGCGCTGCTGGACTCGATCATCGGGCACCACCCCGACGCGTCCTACCGAGTTGCGCTGCCGGACAAGCCCTTTGCCGAACAGATCACGCGTCCTCCGCGACCTCTGACAATCGGGTACTCGGCCCGTTCGGCGCTCAACCCGCGCCCGGACCGCGAGGCCGTCGCCGCCGTCGAGAACAGTGCGGCCCTGCTGAGCGAGTTAGGCCACCGGGTGCGCGAGGTTGCCCCGCCCTACGACGACGCCGCGCTGGGGCGTGACTTCCTGACCATCTGGTTCGCCCAGCTGCACCAGCAGGTCGCCGACATCAGGAGGCGAACCGGGGCCCGCGACAACGACTTCGAGGCCGACACCTTGGCAATCAGTGAGCTCGGCCGGTCCGGCGGGGTGCTGCCGGTGATGTCCGCCCTGGAGAACAGGAACACCTACATCCAGTCGCTGGCGGCGTTCCACGAGGGCTACGACTTCTTCCTCACGCCCACCCTGGCCACCCCTCCCCTGGTGGTCGGTGCCACCTCGACGTCGGCGGCGCTGCAGCGCGCGGCCCGCCTGGTCAGCAGGGTGCGCGGCGGTAAACTGATGCGGCTCAGCGGGATTCTCGATGACCTCATCCGGGAGAGCCTGGGCTGGGTGCCCTACACGCAGCTGGCCATCCTGACCGGGCGGCCCGCGATCAGCGTGCCGCTGCACTGGACCGACGACGGCCTTCCGCTCGGTGTGCAGTTCGTCGGGAAGCTCGGCGCCGACGGGGATCTGCTGCAACTGGCCGCGCAACTCGAGCAGGCCCGGCCGTGGGCGCAGCGCCACCCGGCGCCGGTCACCCCACCGAATTAG
- a CDS encoding alpha/beta fold hydrolase has product MAAEPFTIRGPGGVQIVADRLGDPRARAVVFLHGGGQTRRSWGKAAAAVAARGWQAVTVDLRGHGESDWSGDGDYRVVSFAADVQAVLGTLPPKPVLVGASLGGFTSMLLAGELSPGIASAVVLVDIVPNMDQSGANRIHAFMADRVDSGFASLDEVADAIAEYNPHRPRPTDLEGLTTNLRRRGDRWYWHWDPQFISGTAAFPPFEVTDPDRMHAAVEAILRDGVPILLIRGQMSDLVSQERADEFLARFPQVEFTDVRGAGHMVAGDRNDVFADAVLDFLARRLDVE; this is encoded by the coding sequence ATGGCAGCCGAACCCTTCACGATCCGCGGCCCCGGCGGCGTTCAGATCGTCGCCGACCGTCTCGGGGATCCTCGCGCGCGCGCCGTGGTGTTCCTGCACGGCGGCGGGCAGACGCGGCGGTCGTGGGGCAAGGCGGCCGCCGCCGTCGCCGCCCGCGGGTGGCAGGCGGTCACCGTCGACCTGCGCGGGCACGGCGAATCGGACTGGTCCGGCGACGGCGACTACCGGGTCGTCAGCTTCGCCGCCGACGTGCAGGCGGTGCTGGGCACGCTGCCCCCGAAGCCGGTGCTGGTCGGCGCCTCTCTCGGCGGTTTCACCTCGATGCTGCTCGCCGGCGAACTGTCCCCGGGCATCGCGAGCGCGGTCGTGCTGGTGGACATCGTGCCGAACATGGATCAGTCCGGGGCCAACCGGATTCACGCCTTCATGGCCGACCGGGTGGACTCGGGATTCGCCTCGCTCGACGAGGTCGCCGACGCGATCGCCGAATACAACCCACACCGGCCGCGGCCAACCGATCTGGAGGGCCTGACCACCAACCTGCGTCGCCGCGGCGATCGCTGGTATTGGCACTGGGATCCGCAATTCATCAGCGGCACAGCGGCTTTCCCGCCGTTCGAGGTCACCGACCCGGATCGGATGCACGCGGCCGTCGAGGCGATCCTGCGCGACGGCGTGCCCATCCTGCTGATCCGCGGCCAGATGAGCGACCTGGTCAGCCAGGAGCGCGCCGACGAGTTCCTGGCGCGCTTCCCCCAGGTCGAATTCACCGACGTGCGCGGGGCGGGGCACATGGTCGCCGGCGACCGCAACGACGTTTTCGCCGACGCCGTGCTGGATTTCCTGGCCCGCCGCCTCGACGTCGAATGA
- a CDS encoding lytic transglycosylase domain-containing protein: protein MSNRRTAPLVAAAVLVALAGCSPSHPSAAPRPTATRTAAPSAPASRMVPADADTPGGAQPRLASDPAQLGDDLVADERALRDPGTSEPALTAAAHREQAAYRAIARHPEWEAAARGRIPAELIDVYDRNVDARRQLTALTPARNTLPAWRIEPPAPADELLGYYHQAEAESGVGWNYLAAINFIETRFGSIVGASTAGAQGPMQFLPSTFAGYGQGGDIHSPRDSILAAGRYLAANGFAADRDHAIYAYNHASEYVRAVDQYAALMAADPATFAAYYRWDVYCFTTAGDVLLPIGYDASSPIPAADYVAAHPQ, encoded by the coding sequence GTGAGCAATCGGCGCACCGCACCGCTCGTCGCCGCCGCGGTCCTGGTCGCGCTCGCCGGCTGTTCGCCGTCGCATCCGTCGGCCGCGCCGCGCCCAACGGCGACGCGGACCGCCGCGCCCTCGGCGCCGGCGTCGCGAATGGTGCCCGCCGACGCGGACACGCCCGGTGGCGCGCAGCCGCGGCTGGCCTCCGACCCGGCCCAGCTCGGCGACGACCTCGTCGCCGACGAGCGCGCCCTGCGCGACCCGGGTACGTCCGAGCCGGCCCTGACGGCGGCCGCGCACCGCGAACAGGCGGCCTACCGCGCCATCGCCCGCCATCCGGAGTGGGAGGCGGCCGCGCGGGGGCGGATCCCGGCCGAGCTCATCGACGTCTACGACCGCAACGTCGACGCCCGCCGGCAGCTCACCGCGTTGACTCCGGCGCGAAACACCTTGCCGGCGTGGCGAATCGAGCCGCCGGCCCCCGCCGACGAGCTGCTCGGCTACTACCACCAGGCCGAGGCGGAGTCCGGTGTCGGCTGGAACTACCTGGCGGCGATCAACTTCATCGAGACGCGGTTCGGCAGCATCGTCGGCGCGAGCACCGCGGGCGCGCAGGGGCCGATGCAGTTCCTGCCGTCCACCTTCGCCGGCTACGGGCAGGGCGGCGACATCCACTCGCCGCGCGACAGCATCCTGGCCGCGGGCCGCTACCTGGCGGCCAACGGTTTCGCCGCCGATCGGGACCACGCCATCTACGCCTACAACCACGCGAGCGAATACGTGCGCGCGGTCGACCAGTATGCGGCGCTGATGGCCGCCGACCCCGCAACCTTCGCCGCCTACTACCGGTGGGACGTCTACTGCTTCACGACGGCGGGCGACGTGTTGCTGCCCATCGGTTACGACGCGTCGTCACCGATCCCGGCCGCCGACTACGTGGCGGCGCACCCGCAGTGA
- a CDS encoding DUF732 domain-containing protein, translating into MRDRETIDAELRRIALARRSIHRQGGQLSSREVDELLDELLAHSAGQAVPDQAASPETAAAATPRRHGGALHRAGLLAALPLSLIAVAAAAVMIFFVHQRDSTAPATEPAPSAAPPKAAAPKPPAPRIEMADMAFVAALKHEGVPVPSQDYVMKQGHAVCDFLAQQHNFADAIGFVQRSSIWNAEQSAEVTAGAIVAYCPQSQATAADLTGPAYQNTLSDLQAIEGKLQGIEGDLQGIQRDLDNIPGHR; encoded by the coding sequence ATGCGCGACCGCGAGACCATCGACGCGGAATTGCGGCGCATCGCCCTCGCGCGCCGATCGATTCACCGGCAAGGCGGCCAACTGTCATCGCGCGAGGTCGACGAACTGCTCGACGAGCTACTGGCCCACAGCGCCGGCCAGGCCGTCCCCGACCAGGCGGCATCGCCGGAAACCGCGGCGGCCGCCACGCCCCGCCGGCACGGCGGCGCGCTGCACCGCGCCGGCCTACTCGCGGCGTTGCCGCTGTCGCTGATCGCCGTCGCAGCCGCCGCGGTGATGATTTTCTTTGTCCACCAACGCGATTCGACGGCACCGGCGACCGAACCCGCGCCGTCGGCCGCGCCGCCCAAAGCGGCGGCGCCCAAACCGCCCGCGCCGAGAATCGAGATGGCCGACATGGCGTTCGTCGCCGCGCTGAAGCACGAGGGCGTGCCGGTGCCCAGCCAGGACTACGTGATGAAGCAGGGGCACGCGGTGTGCGACTTTCTGGCCCAGCAACACAATTTCGCCGACGCCATCGGGTTCGTGCAGCGCTCGTCGATCTGGAACGCCGAGCAAAGCGCCGAAGTCACCGCCGGCGCCATCGTCGCCTACTGCCCGCAGTCGCAAGCCACCGCGGCCGACCTGACCGGCCCGGCCTATCAGAACACCCTCTCGGATCTGCAGGCCATCGAGGGAAAGCTGCAGGGCATCGAGGGCGATCTGCAGGGAATTCAGCGGGACCTGGACAACATCCCGGGCCACCGGTAA